A genomic stretch from Aedes albopictus strain Foshan chromosome 2, AalbF5, whole genome shotgun sequence includes:
- the LOC115255241 gene encoding uncharacterized protein LOC115255241: MQLPTITPITEKWNLTKHRPVEPLALIMDHGLLVTMNSVRGQPKVSSAEHAVEIDSFSTTQRRLSECTRYFSKRDHQLPSSDNIIPTKKARFSSGHPEAPGGSVKLHSHQSTDLPGRDNTIKQPEMELKVVEGDMGFKIPTFVNNAPAIEVRCNRDTAHQEICAKTKKIYEKIANDFFCFRRIGVLKERCQNLQGVVKEQAKKLARPNLALEALENTFNPDQVDILLYKRKQAKEWSDNTITESLKTKFVCGKQGYEHVRRKYPLPTQRTLQKRMEDLNFDTEILDDVIELLKLKLNTMTPEDLDCGIVFDEMSIEEARSYSVADSKFFGDVTISGPAGTASHALVFMLVGVRSRWKQVVGYHFTGHTIFEEALKNIVFEIIEKVEAIGCKVCFITSDCGPSNKKLWNCLGLKFHKDKVLSSQPIAHPFDDTRTIEVIPDVIHVFKSTVQGWIKNEVLFLPADVVESCGFVSNEVRISHLRDLVHLEHQNLLKVSYGLTTRDVEFGKKRSNFDAMKVINSHKYVNSNVAAALKVYSNLENRPDFKKLFNFFIILDNYEEYSNTLTFYKSFRTFAFNIKVGHKKNWKPWQSALIMATNSILRLQNIFLNQKGYRFLLTSRFTQDCVENLFSQVRMRQKKPTALQFRNLLKSISISQFLNEVTGSSYDPDEREWLINFPTNVKQLKENKKHENSLIKKPSLDSKLIHMSNQSAYDRFDEAEKNAIYHITGMLVHKVAKNGSVCNDCVQTCLASDLMLASFANFTMFKDFTGQALVYVNEETFVYFLKLEIIFREQMSQNANSDVFNKLKTILESIPVTHFKSCHDIKTKLINKFIYFRLKTYEPKTVHKNKYDSRSMAV; the protein is encoded by the exons ATGCAACTTCCTACAATAACGCCAATCACGGAAAAGTGGAATCTGACCAAACATCGTCCGGTCGAGCCTCTGGCGTTAATCATGGACCATGGTCTATTGGTAACAATGAACAGCGTCCGTGGTCAACCAAAAGTTTCAAGCGCCGAGCACGCAGTCGAAATAGACAGTTTTTCCACAACACAACGCCGGCTGTCGGAATGCACTCGTTATTTTTCGAAAAGAGATCATCAGTTACCATCTAGCGACAACATTATTCCTACGAAAAAGGCACGATTTTCATCCGGTCACCCTGAAGCACCCGGTGGTTCTGTTAAGCTACATAGTCATCAGTCAACCGATCTTCCCGGAAGAGATAATACGATAAAGCAACCGGAAATGGAATTGAAGGTAGTGGAAGGAGATATGGGTTTCAAGATTCCGACATTTGTGAACAACGCTCCAGCTATTGAAGTCCGCTGTAATCGTGACACAGCGCATCAGGAAATCTGTGCGAAGACCAAGAAGATTTATGAGAA aattgcaaatgattttttttgtttcaggcgTATTGGTGTACTGAAAGAAAGGTGTCAAAATCTTCAAGGCGTTGTGAAAGAACAGGCCAAAAAGCTGGCTAGACCCAACTTGGCGTTGGAAGCTTTAGAAAACACCTTCAATCCGGATCAAGTAGATATTCTTCTCTACAAAAGAAAGCAGGCGAAAGAATGGAGCGACAACACTATCACAGAGAgtttaaaaacaaaatttgtgTGCGGAAAGCAAGGCTACGAGCATGTGCGCCGAAAGTATCCATTACCGACACAACGAACTCTGCAAAAGCGTATGGAAGACCTCAACTTCGATACTGAAATCCTGGACGACGTAATCGAGCTCTTGAAACTTAAACTAAATACGATGACACCTGAGGATTTGGACTGTGGCATAGTATTTGACGAGATGTCCATTGAGGAAGCACGAAGTTATTCGGTTGCGGACAGTAAATTTTTCGGTGACGTTACCATTTCTGGTCCTGCAGGGACTGCCAGTCATGCCTTGGTGTTCATGCTTGTGGGTGTACGGAGCCGCTGGAAACAAGTTGTAGGATACCATTTCACTGGCCACACTATATTCGAAGAAGCTCTAAAAAACatagtttttgaaattattgaaaaagtagaaGCGATAGGATGCAAGGTATGCTTCATAACATCGGATTGTGGACCTAGCAATAAAAAGCTTTGGAATTGCTTAGGTCTAAAATTCCATAAGGACAAGGTCTTGAGCAGTCAACCCATCGCGCATCCGTTCGACGATACGAGGACGATTGAAGTAATTCCCGATGTAATACACGTGTTTAAGTCCACTGTGCAAGGTTGGATAAAAAACGAAGTGTTGTTCCTACCAGCGGATGTTGTAGAATCCTGTGGATTTGTTTCGAATGAAGTTCGGATTTCACACTTGCGAGATTTAGTTCATCTTGAACACCAAAATCTGCTTAAAGTGTCTTATGGTCTTACAACCAGGGATGTGGAGTTTGGAAAGAAAAGAAGCAATTTCGACGCCATGAAAGTGATCAATTCTCACAAATACGTAAATTCAAATGTCGCAGCTGCTTTGAAAGTCTACAGCAACCTCGAAAATCGCCCCGAT TTTAAAAAACTTTTTAACTTTTTTATCATTTTAGACAATTACGAGGAATACAGCAACACACTCACGTTTTACAAATCGTTCAGAACATTCGCCTTCAATATAAAAGTAGGACATAAAAAGAACTGGAAACCTTGGCAATCAGCATTAATCATGGCTACAAATTCAATACTTAGGTTGCAAAATATTTTTCTGAATCAGAAAGGTTACAGATTTCTATTGACGTCGCGGTTCACTCAAGACTGCGTTGAAAACTTATTCTCACAAGTACGCATGAGGCAGAAGAAGCCCACTGCTCTTCAGTTCAGGAATCTTTTGAAATCTATCTCTATATCACAATTTTTAAACGAAGTTACTGGCTCCTCCTATGACCCAGATGAACGAGAATGGTTAATCAACTTCCCAACTAATGTTAAGCAACTTAAAGAGAACAAAAAGCATGAGAATAGTTTGATTAAGAAGCCTTCTCTCGATAGCAAATTAATACACATGTCTAATCAGTCAGCATACGATCGATTTGATGAAGCAGAGAAGAATGCGATATATCATATTACAGGGATGCTAGTTCACAAAGTGGCAAAGAATGGATCTGTTTGTAATGATTGTGTTCAAACTTGTTTAGCATCTGATCTCATGCTAGCTAGCTTTGCTAACTTTACGATGTTCAAGGATTTTACTGGACAAGCACTCGTCTATGTAAATGAAGAAACTTTTGTGTATTTTCTTAAGCTAGAAATAATATTCCGAGAGCAAATGAGCCAAAATGCAAACTCGGATGTATTTAACAAGCTGAAGACTATATTAGAATCTATTCCAGTTACACATTTTAAAAGCTGTCATGATATCAAAACTAAACTGATCAATAAGTTCATATACTTTCGACTTAAAACATACGAACCTAAGACAGTTCATAAGAACAAGTACGACAGCCGATCTATGGCCGTATGA
- the LOC115255537 gene encoding LOW QUALITY PROTEIN: uncharacterized protein LOC115255537 (The sequence of the model RefSeq protein was modified relative to this genomic sequence to represent the inferred CDS: inserted 2 bases in 1 codon), which translates to MFGALRWLITVVVVICEGRFWDATPMLSNQRNTLDDCRLRFHELILSHKPTLHYGAPTFLKEFAHMGAIGWTQDNGKILWHCGGTLIWMDYVLTAAHCVTDHRSIWPDVVRFGDLNLETDEDDEHAQQYKIAQIYRHPLHRFGVKYHDIALMKLEQPVRLHDTVCPACLWIDPEIRFTELIATGWGSTGHFESRTPSLQKVSLKPLESSKCGEFYSSEHVRGLSNGLHENHLCAVDEKMDTCEGDSGGPLQVKLLHNTHFTPYVVAVTSFGLPCGLSYPGVYTKVGPYHDWIIATMRQGGAVIEDDIFNATFCALRFREYRENVFTRFYNKTCVYESFGHARHPYISPEYPGIYPYNPTTYHVQLIWNVDGSPQNCYGVLIDENTVLTVASCVHHQKIPVSAVSHPEEGIINISKINVHPKYNPAYGYHNIAILRLEKLYSFINIRPACIDYVNKYKVHPDSVLGFGRRDIYMDIYECFGFHECIDPSLIPLTVRVEPKNETTCRLPKEFEPRFPDGITDELICAGTEQFLVPGTCVLKLGGSYSSVVPYEHHMPLALEGLVQQIGRDCGYGDHLVSTRLRSHLKWMERVLLKKSATVNAVQFLDHIPREGDSCTDAHGLSGRCTAISRCQRKWKKFELNKEATFCSSISVICCPNTDIDKDAWSNKHLLLTKCAQIXSYGAPMVRIFDSSTRYICIGAIISDRTILTSANCVNNASILSVQPLRNSKISIQVQQILSHSSFNTTDYSNDIAILRLPQPLTWSRQLHPACLWNNQTHSPLIVDMLQPFNTTDDAEIEYIELLTMYNSDCQRTHAHPIRDSHICVKNPYREYTCLPSHSMLRWRGAEGVPYLVGLSTDTRECKRWYYMTFSRVAAFLDWIVDNIADEEIRRSFNV; encoded by the exons ATGTTCGGTGCACTGAGATGGTTAATTACAGTGGTAGTGGTGATTTGTGAAG GTCGATTTTGGGATGCAACCCCAATGTTATCGAATCAACGGAATACATTAGATG ATTGCAGATTGCGTTTTCATGAGCTAATTTTGTCACACAAGCCGACGCTTCATTATGGGGCGCCaacgtttttgaaagaattcgccCACATGGGAGCCATAGGGTGGACACAGGATAATGGAAAAATACTGTGGCATTGTGGAGGAACATTGATTTGGATGGACTACGTTCTGACTGCGGCGCACTGCGTGACAGATCACCGGAGTATTTGGCCGGATGTTGTGCGATTTGGCGACTTGAACTTGGAAACCGACGAGGATGATGAACACGCCCAGCAATATAAAATTGCTCAGATATATAGACATCCGCTACATCGGTTCGGAGTGAAGTACCATGACATAGCGCTGATGAAGTTGGAACAACCTGTTAG GTTGCATGATACAGTCTGCCCAGCATGTCTCTGGATCGATCCAGAGATACGTTTTACAGAACTTATTGCTACGGGATGGGGCAGCACAGGTCATT TTGAGAGTCGCACCCCTTCTTTGCAAAAAGTTTCACTAAAGCCCTTGGAATCTTCCAAATGTGGAGAGTTTTATTCTAGTGAACATGTTCGAGGTTTGAGTAATGGACTTCATGAGAACCATCTGTGTGCCGTTGACGAGAAAATGGACACTTGTGAA GGCGATTCTGGTGGTCCGCTTCAAGTCAAACTGTTACACAATACCCATTTTACGCCATACGTAGTGGCTGTCACATCGTTCGGATTGCCCTGTGGATTATCATATCCTGGAGTGTACACTAAGGTTGGCCCGTATCATGACTGGATAATAGCAACTATGCGGCAAGGTGGCGCTGTCATTGAAG ATGATATTTTCAACGCAACCTTTTGTGCATTACGATTCCGGGAGTATCGTGAAAATGTCTTCACAAGGTTTTACAACAAAACTTGTGTGTACGAGAGTTTTGGCCACGCTAGACATCCATATATATCACCTGAATATCCCGGAATATATCCGTATAACCCTACCACATATCATGTTCAGCTAATATGGAACGTTGATGGAAGTCCTCAGAATTGTTACGGTGTACTAATTGATGAAAATACAGTTCTTACAGTTGCCAGTTGTGTTCATCATCAAAA GATTCCAGTTTCAGCTGTCTCACATCCAGAGGAAGGTATAATAAACATCTCAAAAATTAATGTGCATCCAAAATATAATCCGGCTTACGGCTACCACAATATTGCCATTCTACGCTTGGAGAAATTGTACAGCTTCATTAACATTCGACCAGCCTGCATTGATTATGTTAACAAATATAAAGTGCATCCGGATAGCGTCTTGGGATTCGGAAGGAGAGATATTTACATGGATATTTACGAATGCTTTGGTTTCCATGAATGTATAG ATCCATCGTTGATACCTTTGACTGTCCGCGTGGAACCAAAAAACGAAACAACCTGCAGACTACCCAAAGAGTTTGAGCCACGCTTTCCAGACGGCATCACTGATGAACTTATTTGCGCAGGTACTGAACAATTTCTGGTACCTGGAACATGTGTTCTGAAACTCGGAGGCTCATATTCATCAGTGGTTCCATACGAGCATCATATGCCTCTAGCCTTAGAAGGTTTGGTACAACAAATTGGACGGGACTGTGGCTATGGGGATCATTTGGTTTCCACAAGACTTCGAAGTCATTTGAAATGGATGGAACGTGTATTGCTGAAAAAAAGCGCAACGGTAAACGCAGTTCAATTCTTGGATCACATTCCCCGCGAAGGAGATTCATGCACTGATGCACATGGCCTTTCGGGAAGGTGTACAGCAATATCGAGGTGTCAGCgaaagtggaaaaagtttgaacTCAATAAAGAGGCCACATTCTGCTCTTCGATTTCGGTGATCTGTTGCCCTAACACTGATATCGATAAAGATGCCTGGAGTAACAAACACTTGCTTCTAACGAAATGTGCACAAAT CAGTTATGGTGCTCCAATG GTTCGAATTTTTGATAGTTCAACTCGATATATCTGTATAGGTGCCATCATTTCCGATCGAacaa tactaaCTTCTGCCAACTGTGTGAACAACGCATCTATTCTTTCTGTTCAACCACTCAGAAACTCTAAAATCTCAATTCAAGTTCAACAGATTTTGTCACACAGCTCCTTCAATACAACGGATTACAGTAACGATATCGCTATACTACGACTACCGCAACCCCTGACCTGGAGCCGTCAACTGCATCCAGCATGCCTGTGGAACAACCAAACTCATTCTCCACTCATAGTGGACATGCTACAACCATTCAATACAACCGACGACGCCGAAATCGAGTACATAGAGCTGCTAACGATGTACAACTCGGACTGTCAAAGAACACATGCTCATCCGATTCGAGATTCGCACATTTGCGTCAAAAATCCATATCGGGAGTACACGTGTCTTCCGTCGCATAGCATGCTTCGGTGGAGAGGTGCAGAAGGTGTTCCGTACTTAGTTGGCCTGTCTACGGATACCAGAGAGTGCAAGAGATGGTACTACATGACCTTCTCACGAGTTGCGGCTTTCTTAGACTGGATTGTGGACAACATAGCTGATGAGGAAATCAGACGATCGTTCAATGTGTAA